From a single Bemisia tabaci chromosome 10, PGI_BMITA_v3 genomic region:
- the LOC109036899 gene encoding salivary protein Tsal2A isoform X1, whose translation MIIPLLSLITILKIRDLSCAVAKSKSLIRKERSFDDFPLREPLYLRRVDGHLKYVMPSVDLELEKKEVKDGLQVFIQTDSKEELILACPGDKNKLRSQKTWRKKKQNTGSGTPKLIVFPIGRMECTERLPAVIDPSGHSCAKTGTQMEIGFQVGKDLVPLMSLCHDLIKADTLYVEHDLPSKICEATYFEPRPDFQEGPLPLYKDVPLKLIYTKEYQKKLFEELMGSELSEPLLTGKYFLARGHLAPKADFYYATWKWSTFFYANAAPQWQIINAGNWKSLENYVRKVAAKTGEDLRIITGTFGVLKMYSPKSRSSVEVLLHSNKVRVPAAFFKIIQSKATNKAIVAICSNDPFATKDTAPKELCKDIAAQNSWPDDKKEFSKGRIYFCDVGKFLKQVQTAPKISYKGILQGIEESLNPPTISRVQSGRERLERCLHSMLTRSKRMISRSVRVCRTP comes from the exons ATGATAATACCTCTGCTGAGTCTGATAACTATCTTGAAAATACGAGATTTGAGCTGCGCGGTCGCTAAGTCGAAATCTTTGA TTCGCAAGGAAAGAAGTTTTGACGATTTTCCTCTCAGAGAACCTCTCTACTTGAGGCGCGTGGACGGGCATTTGAAGTATGTTATGCCCTCTGTAGACTTAGAACTTGAGAAAAAAGAGGTCAAAGATGGCCTTCAAGTTTTCATACAGACGGACAGCAAGGAGGAGCTGATTTTAGCATGCCCCGGGGATAAGAACAAACTGAGGTCGCAGAAAACctggaggaaaaagaaacagaaTACTGGTAGTGGCACGCCAAAACTGATCGTATTCCCCATTGGCCGAATGGAATGTACTGAAAGATTGCCGGCAGTTATTGATCCTTCCGGACACTCTTGCGCAAAGACTGGGACACAGATGGAAATAGGATTTCAG GTTGGGAAGGATCTTGTGCCACTGATGTCACTTTGCCATGACTTGATCAAAGCAGACACGTTATACGTCGAACATGATCTTCCATCAAAAATTTGCGAAGCTACATACTTCGAGCCTCGACCTGATTTTCAAGAGGGCCCATTGCCTCTTTATAAAGACGTACCATTGAAGCTAATCTACACGAAG GagtatcagaaaaaattgttcGAAGAGCTCATGGGGAGTGAATTAAGCGAGCCGTTGCTGACCGGCAAATACTTTTTGGCAAGAGGTCATCTCGCACCAAAGGCAGATTTTTACTATGCAACGTGGAAATGGTCGACATTTTTCTACGCAAACGCTGCCCCACAGTGGCAAATAATCAACGCAGGCAATTGGAAGAGTCTCGAAAACTACGTGAGAAAAGTAGCAGCTAAG ACAGGCGAGGATTTGCGAATCATCACGGGAACTTTCGGGGTCCTCAAGATGTATTCTCCGAAGAGCAGATCATCCGTTGAGGTCCTTTTACACTCAAATAAAGTCCGGGTGCCTGCAGCATTCTTCAAGATAATTCAAAGCAAGGCAACTAATAAAGCGATCGTAGCGATTTGTTCAAACGACCCTTTCGCCACGAAGGACACTGCGCCGAAAGAGCTTTGCAAGGATATTGCAGCGCAAAACTCATGGCCGGACGACAAAAAGGAATTCTCCAAGGGACGGATATATTTCTGTGACGTCGGAAAGTTCCTGAAACAAGTTCAGACTGCGCCTAAAATTTCGTATAAAGGGATTCTGCAAGGAATCGAGGAGTCGCTCAACCCACCTACAATTTCCCGAGTCCAGAGCGGTCGGGAGAGATTAGAAAGATGCCTACACTCCATGTTAACACGGAGCAAGCGGATGATAAGTCGTAGTGTGAGGGTTTGTAGAACCCCTTAA
- the LOC109036899 gene encoding uncharacterized protein isoform X3, translating into MIIPLLSLITILKIRDLSCAVAKSKSLIRKERSFDDFPLREPLYLRRVDGHLKYVMPSVDLELEKKEVKDGLQVFIQTDSKEELILACPGDKNKLRSQKTWRKKKQNTGSGTPKLIVFPIGRMECTERLPAVIDPSGHSCAKTGTQMEIGFQVGKDLVPLMSLCHDLIKADTLYVEHDLPSKICEATYFEPRPDFQEGPLPLYKDVPLKLIYTKTGEDLRIITGTFGVLKMYSPKSRSSVEVLLHSNKVRVPAAFFKIIQSKATNKAIVAICSNDPFATKDTAPKELCKDIAAQNSWPDDKKEFSKGRIYFCDVGKFLKQVQTAPKISYKGILQGIEESLNPPTISRVQSGRERLERCLHSMLTRSKRMISRSVRVCRTP; encoded by the exons ATGATAATACCTCTGCTGAGTCTGATAACTATCTTGAAAATACGAGATTTGAGCTGCGCGGTCGCTAAGTCGAAATCTTTGA TTCGCAAGGAAAGAAGTTTTGACGATTTTCCTCTCAGAGAACCTCTCTACTTGAGGCGCGTGGACGGGCATTTGAAGTATGTTATGCCCTCTGTAGACTTAGAACTTGAGAAAAAAGAGGTCAAAGATGGCCTTCAAGTTTTCATACAGACGGACAGCAAGGAGGAGCTGATTTTAGCATGCCCCGGGGATAAGAACAAACTGAGGTCGCAGAAAACctggaggaaaaagaaacagaaTACTGGTAGTGGCACGCCAAAACTGATCGTATTCCCCATTGGCCGAATGGAATGTACTGAAAGATTGCCGGCAGTTATTGATCCTTCCGGACACTCTTGCGCAAAGACTGGGACACAGATGGAAATAGGATTTCAG GTTGGGAAGGATCTTGTGCCACTGATGTCACTTTGCCATGACTTGATCAAAGCAGACACGTTATACGTCGAACATGATCTTCCATCAAAAATTTGCGAAGCTACATACTTCGAGCCTCGACCTGATTTTCAAGAGGGCCCATTGCCTCTTTATAAAGACGTACCATTGAAGCTAATCTACACGAAG ACAGGCGAGGATTTGCGAATCATCACGGGAACTTTCGGGGTCCTCAAGATGTATTCTCCGAAGAGCAGATCATCCGTTGAGGTCCTTTTACACTCAAATAAAGTCCGGGTGCCTGCAGCATTCTTCAAGATAATTCAAAGCAAGGCAACTAATAAAGCGATCGTAGCGATTTGTTCAAACGACCCTTTCGCCACGAAGGACACTGCGCCGAAAGAGCTTTGCAAGGATATTGCAGCGCAAAACTCATGGCCGGACGACAAAAAGGAATTCTCCAAGGGACGGATATATTTCTGTGACGTCGGAAAGTTCCTGAAACAAGTTCAGACTGCGCCTAAAATTTCGTATAAAGGGATTCTGCAAGGAATCGAGGAGTCGCTCAACCCACCTACAATTTCCCGAGTCCAGAGCGGTCGGGAGAGATTAGAAAGATGCCTACACTCCATGTTAACACGGAGCAAGCGGATGATAAGTCGTAGTGTGAGGGTTTGTAGAACCCCTTAA
- the LOC109036899 gene encoding salivary protein Tsal2A isoform X2, which translates to MPSVDLELEKKEVKDGLQVFIQTDSKEELILACPGDKNKLRSQKTWRKKKQNTGSGTPKLIVFPIGRMECTERLPAVIDPSGHSCAKTGTQMEIGFQVGKDLVPLMSLCHDLIKADTLYVEHDLPSKICEATYFEPRPDFQEGPLPLYKDVPLKLIYTKEYQKKLFEELMGSELSEPLLTGKYFLARGHLAPKADFYYATWKWSTFFYANAAPQWQIINAGNWKSLENYVRKVAAKTGEDLRIITGTFGVLKMYSPKSRSSVEVLLHSNKVRVPAAFFKIIQSKATNKAIVAICSNDPFATKDTAPKELCKDIAAQNSWPDDKKEFSKGRIYFCDVGKFLKQVQTAPKISYKGILQGIEESLNPPTISRVQSGRERLERCLHSMLTRSKRMISRSVRVCRTP; encoded by the exons ATGCCCTCTGTAGACTTAGAACTTGAGAAAAAAGAGGTCAAAGATGGCCTTCAAGTTTTCATACAGACGGACAGCAAGGAGGAGCTGATTTTAGCATGCCCCGGGGATAAGAACAAACTGAGGTCGCAGAAAACctggaggaaaaagaaacagaaTACTGGTAGTGGCACGCCAAAACTGATCGTATTCCCCATTGGCCGAATGGAATGTACTGAAAGATTGCCGGCAGTTATTGATCCTTCCGGACACTCTTGCGCAAAGACTGGGACACAGATGGAAATAGGATTTCAG GTTGGGAAGGATCTTGTGCCACTGATGTCACTTTGCCATGACTTGATCAAAGCAGACACGTTATACGTCGAACATGATCTTCCATCAAAAATTTGCGAAGCTACATACTTCGAGCCTCGACCTGATTTTCAAGAGGGCCCATTGCCTCTTTATAAAGACGTACCATTGAAGCTAATCTACACGAAG GagtatcagaaaaaattgttcGAAGAGCTCATGGGGAGTGAATTAAGCGAGCCGTTGCTGACCGGCAAATACTTTTTGGCAAGAGGTCATCTCGCACCAAAGGCAGATTTTTACTATGCAACGTGGAAATGGTCGACATTTTTCTACGCAAACGCTGCCCCACAGTGGCAAATAATCAACGCAGGCAATTGGAAGAGTCTCGAAAACTACGTGAGAAAAGTAGCAGCTAAG ACAGGCGAGGATTTGCGAATCATCACGGGAACTTTCGGGGTCCTCAAGATGTATTCTCCGAAGAGCAGATCATCCGTTGAGGTCCTTTTACACTCAAATAAAGTCCGGGTGCCTGCAGCATTCTTCAAGATAATTCAAAGCAAGGCAACTAATAAAGCGATCGTAGCGATTTGTTCAAACGACCCTTTCGCCACGAAGGACACTGCGCCGAAAGAGCTTTGCAAGGATATTGCAGCGCAAAACTCATGGCCGGACGACAAAAAGGAATTCTCCAAGGGACGGATATATTTCTGTGACGTCGGAAAGTTCCTGAAACAAGTTCAGACTGCGCCTAAAATTTCGTATAAAGGGATTCTGCAAGGAATCGAGGAGTCGCTCAACCCACCTACAATTTCCCGAGTCCAGAGCGGTCGGGAGAGATTAGAAAGATGCCTACACTCCATGTTAACACGGAGCAAGCGGATGATAAGTCGTAGTGTGAGGGTTTGTAGAACCCCTTAA